From a region of the Synechococcus sp. RS9916 genome:
- a CDS encoding UPF0182 family protein produces MGWWIAGLGTALLIVLCLRIQVEWHWFAQFSLQSVLLKRWVFAVAAGMCSLLFSTGLWLWRRRWLRLADPLVGADLLIQEHPHPSQRLKGWRYGLSLLAVTTLVITVLASILRVTWIAWANPFALGHWWDQPFPGETLPWVMALLGLSSLVTTLALRRQDAPLLLMSSLCLGFSAARAWGLWILALAIPSSGLRDPLLGADVSFGLGRFSAIALVLELLLAQLLLVLGSALLRRMTASTALSDWSVQALNTAERRGLRPLLAGILSLFAGLVWLSRHQLMWTQDGVVAGAGWLDVHWVLPLRQGGAFALLALAVLVFPIPWPTSRRRGRRLAISIALACLLMELILTPLWDWLLIRPRELVLETPYITRAIASTRHAFQLDDISTRSTTPAPRLSQEDLTAAASTLSNVRLWDSQPLLATNRQLQQLRLYYRFSNAAVDRYQLTESDEQRQQVMISARELDQAALPDRSRTWLNRHFVFTHGYGFTLSPVNTHAQDGLPDYFISDLGQATRIEGNQSLGISKNDVKERVPIGRAALYFGSLPSPYAVAPTTIEELDYPEGDENQYNHYRGSAGVPLANPLQRLAAAVYLKEPRLLNTGALTPGSKLLVRREVRQRLRALAPFLSYEGDPYLVSVPISAGTQGFTSSQHQYWVVDAYTTSKTYPYAAELPDGSSLRYVRNAVKAVVDAYNGSVHLYVSEPEDPIVQGWMAVFPELFQELDAMPAELQRHLMVPTHLFELQVQQLLRYHVTDPRIFYSGDDVWQVPMELYGKRQIPVAPYHVTAQLTSASESEFLLLQPLTPLARPNLSGWLAARSDGDHYGELVLLRFPSDLPIYGPEQIQALINQDPEISREFGLWDRAGSEVVQGNLLVLPVGDALLYVEPVYLKAEQGGLPALKRVVVSDGSRVAMESTLLDAIQALLDGKGS; encoded by the coding sequence TTGGGCTGGTGGATTGCTGGCCTAGGCACAGCATTGCTGATCGTGCTGTGTCTGCGGATTCAGGTGGAGTGGCACTGGTTTGCCCAGTTTTCCCTGCAATCCGTCTTGCTCAAGCGCTGGGTCTTTGCTGTGGCAGCGGGGATGTGTTCTCTGCTCTTCAGCACAGGTCTCTGGCTTTGGCGACGTCGTTGGTTGCGACTGGCTGATCCGCTGGTTGGCGCAGATCTGCTCATACAGGAGCATCCTCATCCATCTCAAAGGCTCAAGGGTTGGCGTTATGGGCTGAGCCTTTTGGCGGTGACAACGCTGGTGATCACCGTGCTCGCATCCATCCTTCGGGTCACTTGGATTGCTTGGGCCAATCCCTTCGCGTTGGGCCACTGGTGGGACCAACCCTTTCCAGGTGAGACCTTGCCCTGGGTGATGGCTCTTCTGGGTCTCTCCAGCCTGGTGACAACCCTTGCACTTCGTCGCCAAGATGCCCCATTGCTGCTGATGAGCAGCCTCTGCCTTGGCTTCTCGGCGGCACGTGCATGGGGACTCTGGATTCTGGCTCTGGCGATTCCGTCCAGCGGTCTCCGCGATCCCCTTCTTGGTGCTGATGTCAGTTTTGGGCTTGGGCGCTTTTCAGCCATTGCCCTGGTCCTTGAGTTGTTGCTCGCGCAGTTGTTGCTGGTCTTGGGATCAGCCTTGTTGCGCCGGATGACCGCATCAACAGCCTTGTCGGATTGGTCCGTTCAGGCTCTGAACACCGCTGAACGACGGGGTCTTCGCCCTCTACTGGCAGGGATCCTCAGCTTGTTCGCTGGTTTGGTCTGGCTGTCCAGGCACCAGTTGATGTGGACCCAAGACGGCGTTGTGGCTGGCGCAGGCTGGCTTGATGTGCATTGGGTGTTGCCGTTGCGTCAGGGAGGCGCCTTCGCCCTCTTGGCCCTAGCCGTGCTGGTCTTCCCCATCCCTTGGCCGACTTCACGTCGACGTGGCCGCCGACTGGCCATCTCCATCGCCCTGGCCTGTCTGTTGATGGAACTGATCCTGACGCCGCTTTGGGATTGGTTGCTGATTCGTCCTCGGGAGTTGGTGCTGGAGACGCCCTACATCACACGGGCGATTGCTTCCACCCGACACGCTTTTCAGCTGGATGACATCAGTACCCGTTCAACCACACCGGCTCCCCGTCTGAGCCAAGAGGACCTCACTGCGGCTGCGAGCACACTGAGCAATGTGCGCCTCTGGGATAGCCAACCATTACTGGCGACCAACAGGCAACTCCAGCAACTCAGGTTGTATTACCGCTTTTCCAATGCAGCGGTTGATCGCTATCAGCTCACTGAGTCTGATGAACAGCGACAACAGGTGATGATCAGTGCCCGTGAATTGGATCAGGCAGCTCTACCGGATCGATCGCGCACCTGGTTGAACCGACATTTCGTCTTTACCCATGGATACGGCTTCACGCTCAGCCCTGTAAATACCCATGCCCAAGACGGATTACCGGATTATTTCATTAGTGACCTGGGGCAGGCCACACGCATCGAAGGGAATCAGTCCCTGGGTATCAGCAAAAACGATGTGAAAGAAAGGGTGCCAATTGGTCGTGCCGCTCTTTATTTCGGCAGCTTGCCTTCGCCCTATGCCGTAGCACCGACAACGATTGAAGAGCTGGATTATCCCGAAGGGGATGAAAATCAATACAACCACTATCGCGGATCGGCTGGCGTCCCATTGGCCAATCCTCTTCAACGGTTGGCAGCTGCCGTCTATCTCAAAGAGCCCCGTTTACTCAATACCGGAGCCTTGACACCAGGCTCCAAGCTGCTTGTGCGACGGGAGGTGAGACAGCGCTTGAGGGCGCTGGCCCCTTTCCTGTCGTACGAGGGTGATCCTTATCTGGTCTCGGTGCCGATTTCAGCTGGAACCCAAGGATTTACCTCCAGCCAACATCAGTATTGGGTTGTTGATGCTTACACCACATCCAAGACCTATCCCTATGCCGCTGAACTGCCCGACGGCAGCTCCCTTCGCTATGTGCGCAATGCTGTCAAAGCCGTTGTTGATGCCTACAACGGCAGTGTGCATTTGTATGTCAGCGAACCGGAGGATCCGATTGTTCAGGGATGGATGGCTGTGTTCCCTGAATTATTTCAAGAGCTCGACGCAATGCCGGCTGAACTTCAACGCCATCTGATGGTTCCAACCCATCTGTTTGAACTTCAGGTGCAGCAATTGCTTCGCTATCACGTGACTGACCCGCGTATTTTTTACAGCGGCGACGATGTCTGGCAAGTGCCGATGGAGCTGTATGGCAAGCGTCAGATCCCTGTGGCTCCCTACCACGTGACGGCTCAACTGACGTCTGCATCGGAGTCTGAATTTCTTCTCCTACAACCGTTAACCCCATTGGCGCGTCCCAATCTCTCGGGTTGGTTGGCGGCTCGTAGTGATGGAGATCATTACGGCGAACTGGTCTTGCTCCGTTTCCCGTCGGATCTTCCGATTTATGGGCCAGAACAGATTCAGGCTCTGATCAATCAGGATCCTGAAATCAGCCGCGAATTTGGTCTCTGGGATCGTGCTGGATCTGAGGTGGTTCAGGGGAACTTGTTGGTTCTTCCTGTGGGTGATGCTCTTCTGTACGTGGAGCCTGTCTACCTCAAGGCTGAACAGGGGGGACTCCCCGCGTTGAAGCGCGTCGTAGTCAGTGACGGCAGCCGTGTTGCGATGGAGAGCACCCTTCTCGATGCCATTCAAGCTTTGTTGGATGGAAAAGGCTCCTGA
- the ftsH gene encoding ATP-dependent zinc metalloprotease FtsH, whose translation MARLRPDQPPIYSELLRQIKGGEVKDLTLIPQRREVLVRYADGRKATVSILANDQQVLRTAESAGVPLTVKDIRGEQALAGLAGNLGLVLVIVIGLSFLLRRSAQVANRAMGFSRSQPRVKSEDDVVVRFEDVAGITEAKDELQEVVTFLKEPESFIRLGAKIPRGVLLIGPPGTGKTLLAKAIAGEAGVPFFSMAASEFVELFVGVGASRVRDLFRQAKEKSPCIVFIDEIDAVGRQRGAGIGGGNDEREQTLNQLLTEMDGFADNSGVILLAATNRADVLDTALMRPGRFDRRIHVDLPDRRGREAILAVHGRTRPLAEDVDLSDWAKRTPGFSGADLANLLNEAAILTARDNALAIGDGQIERALERITMGLTAAPLQDNAKKRLIAYHEIGHALVAALTPGAGKVDKVTLLPRSGGVGGFTRFWPDDEVIDSGLLTRAALKARLVVALGGRAAELVVFGPSEVTQGASGDLQMVSQLAREMVTRFGFSSLGPVALEGGGNEVFLGRDLVHTRPTYAESTGRAIDAQIRNLAKQALSEAIGLLESRRETMDRLVEALIAEETLHTERFLALAGLANEELPMSVQEGALP comes from the coding sequence TTGGCACGGTTGAGGCCGGATCAGCCTCCTATTTACAGCGAATTACTGCGCCAAATCAAAGGTGGTGAGGTCAAAGATCTGACTTTGATCCCACAGAGGCGCGAAGTGCTGGTGCGTTACGCCGACGGCCGCAAAGCAACTGTTTCCATCCTTGCGAATGACCAACAGGTCCTTCGCACTGCTGAGAGTGCTGGTGTCCCCCTCACTGTCAAGGACATTCGCGGCGAGCAGGCTCTTGCCGGATTAGCCGGCAACCTCGGCTTGGTTCTGGTCATCGTCATTGGTCTGTCGTTTCTCCTGCGACGTTCTGCTCAGGTTGCGAACCGGGCCATGGGTTTCAGCCGCAGTCAGCCACGGGTCAAATCTGAAGACGATGTGGTGGTCCGGTTTGAGGATGTTGCTGGGATCACAGAAGCGAAGGATGAACTGCAGGAAGTGGTCACCTTCTTGAAGGAGCCCGAGAGCTTCATCCGCCTCGGAGCCAAGATTCCCAGGGGAGTGCTATTGATTGGCCCTCCCGGCACTGGCAAGACGCTGTTAGCCAAAGCCATCGCCGGCGAAGCTGGCGTCCCGTTCTTTTCGATGGCCGCCTCGGAGTTTGTGGAACTCTTTGTTGGCGTCGGAGCTTCACGGGTGCGTGATTTGTTCCGCCAGGCCAAGGAAAAATCACCCTGCATTGTGTTCATTGACGAAATCGATGCTGTTGGTCGTCAACGTGGCGCCGGCATTGGAGGGGGCAATGACGAGCGTGAACAAACCCTCAATCAGTTGCTCACCGAAATGGATGGTTTCGCTGACAACTCAGGTGTGATCCTGCTTGCCGCAACGAACCGTGCCGATGTACTGGATACGGCGCTGATGCGACCAGGCCGTTTTGATCGCAGGATCCATGTCGATCTCCCTGATCGACGCGGTCGCGAAGCGATTCTGGCTGTGCATGGCCGGACACGACCTCTTGCAGAAGATGTTGATTTGAGCGATTGGGCCAAACGGACACCGGGTTTTTCTGGTGCAGATCTGGCCAACCTGCTCAATGAAGCAGCGATCCTTACGGCCCGGGATAACGCTTTGGCCATTGGTGATGGTCAGATCGAGAGAGCCTTAGAGCGCATCACCATGGGCTTGACGGCAGCACCGCTTCAAGACAATGCCAAAAAGCGACTGATTGCCTACCACGAGATTGGGCATGCACTCGTTGCTGCTCTTACGCCTGGTGCAGGAAAGGTCGACAAGGTGACCCTGCTGCCTCGATCCGGAGGTGTTGGAGGGTTTACGCGGTTCTGGCCGGATGATGAGGTGATCGATTCCGGGTTGCTCACCCGTGCTGCTCTCAAGGCACGCTTGGTTGTTGCGTTGGGTGGCAGGGCGGCTGAGTTGGTGGTGTTTGGGCCCTCTGAAGTGACGCAGGGGGCGAGTGGCGATCTGCAGATGGTCAGTCAGCTCGCACGCGAGATGGTGACTCGATTTGGTTTCTCCAGCCTGGGACCGGTTGCCCTGGAAGGGGGTGGCAATGAGGTGTTTCTTGGGCGTGATCTTGTGCACACCAGGCCCACTTACGCCGAAAGCACCGGACGTGCCATCGATGCCCAAATCCGCAATCTTGCAAAACAGGCCCTCAGCGAGGCGATTGGTTTGCTTGAGTCCCGCCGCGAAACCATGGACCGGCTGGTCGAGGCATTGATCGCCGAAGAAACGCTCCACACCGAGCGCTTTCTTGCACTCGCTGGTCTGGCCAACGAAGAGCTGCCGATGTCGGTGCAGGAAGGAGCTCTGCCTTGA
- the rpmF gene encoding 50S ribosomal protein L32, whose amino-acid sequence MAVPKKKTSKSKRNQRHAVWKAKAATAAQRAMSIGKSVLSGRAQGFVYPVAEEDGES is encoded by the coding sequence ATGGCTGTACCTAAGAAGAAAACCTCCAAGAGCAAGCGCAATCAGCGTCATGCCGTGTGGAAGGCCAAGGCAGCGACCGCCGCGCAACGCGCCATGTCCATCGGCAAGTCTGTGCTGAGTGGCCGCGCTCAGGGCTTTGTCTACCCCGTTGCTGAAGAAGACGGCGAAAGCTGA
- a CDS encoding DUF565 domain-containing protein, translating to MVLQRTRYERLQRQLGDQVQPVVDGPWKRRSLGALSLLLGFFLGSNLTTYYLEKIGQRPVVVLVLVLLIEVVVRMRTRVQSAPWPLGWVLLDNLRIGVVYAVVLEAYKLGS from the coding sequence ATGGTGCTGCAGCGCACCCGCTATGAACGCCTTCAGCGACAGCTGGGTGATCAGGTTCAACCTGTTGTGGATGGCCCTTGGAAACGTCGCAGTCTCGGGGCGCTATCCCTGCTGCTGGGGTTTTTCCTGGGCAGCAATCTCACCACTTACTACCTGGAAAAAATCGGCCAGCGTCCCGTCGTGGTGTTGGTGTTGGTGCTGCTGATTGAAGTCGTCGTCCGCATGCGGACACGCGTGCAATCTGCCCCTTGGCCTCTGGGCTGGGTTTTGCTCGACAATCTGCGCATCGGTGTGGTCTACGCCGTGGTTCTGGAGGCTTACAAACTTGGCTCCTGA
- a CDS encoding HAD-IA family hydrolase, producing MPRLQAVFWDVDGTLADTEMEGHRPAFNQAFEELGLPWHWNRTLYQQLLAIPGGGQRMAFFAEQQGHPLNPEALEQLKQVKQSHYLARIRSGAVCLRPGVARLLNELRAAGVRQWIVTSSGRASVEALMEGLFPGAANPFEGSISANDVQRHKPHPDPYLHAVNSSGAAANRCLAVEDSAAGLTAAVHASMPCLVTPSLWDQQLPKVIHRAAAVVDHLGEHHQPLTQTSGPPCVDGLITLEYLQLLLETSG from the coding sequence ATGCCCCGCTTGCAGGCCGTGTTCTGGGATGTGGACGGAACGCTGGCCGATACTGAGATGGAGGGCCATCGACCAGCTTTTAATCAGGCCTTTGAGGAATTGGGCCTTCCCTGGCACTGGAATCGGACCCTCTACCAACAGTTGCTGGCCATTCCTGGAGGCGGCCAACGCATGGCTTTCTTCGCTGAGCAACAAGGCCATCCACTCAATCCTGAAGCTCTCGAACAGCTCAAGCAGGTGAAGCAAAGCCACTACTTGGCCCGCATCCGCAGCGGAGCTGTTTGCTTGCGTCCCGGAGTGGCAAGGCTTCTCAATGAATTAAGAGCCGCGGGCGTTCGCCAATGGATCGTGACCAGCAGCGGTCGGGCCTCCGTCGAGGCCTTGATGGAGGGCCTGTTCCCCGGAGCTGCGAACCCTTTTGAGGGCTCCATCAGCGCCAATGATGTGCAGCGGCATAAACCCCACCCCGACCCCTATCTCCATGCGGTGAACAGCAGTGGTGCTGCTGCCAATCGGTGTTTGGCGGTTGAAGACTCAGCGGCTGGGTTGACGGCTGCCGTTCATGCTTCGATGCCCTGCCTGGTCACGCCATCACTCTGGGATCAACAACTTCCGAAGGTGATTCATCGGGCTGCTGCGGTGGTCGATCACCTGGGTGAGCACCATCAACCCCTGACGCAAACGTCAGGGCCCCCTTGTGTGGATGGATTGATCACGCTGGAGTACCTCCAGTTGCTTTTGGAGACGTCCGGCTGA
- the recJ gene encoding single-stranded-DNA-specific exonuclease RecJ: MSTAAQPQLWQLPLATDATPLQTLPLPLPLRAVLMRRGINDLDQAKQWLTPSALPPADQHFPGLQPAVTRLIAACQSGETLAICGDYDADGMTSTALLIRALQPLGARPVAAIPSRMDDGYGLNVRMVEELHQQGVRLLVTVDNGVAAEAALARAKDLDVQVIITDHHTIPDPPPQALALLHPATTPVDSPYRGLAGVGLAYVLARSLAEALEKPEAISSARDLFCIGTIADMAPLTGANRAWLREGLDHLHRTRCAGLRALQQLSGLEDRALRADDVGFQIAPRINAVGRLGEPSLVVDLLTENDTDTAVELARKCDGLNRQRRELCDAIEAEAVALVESNAKSIAPFLLLAQGHWHHGVIGIVAARLMERYQRPAALLAADGEGMMRASVRAPEGFAVDQALQACADHLDRFGGHPAAGGFTVKAERVAALHAQLNGIAEHWMESRLKGRVVKPEALLRFEQIDRSLWTSLRTLEPFGIGNPAPLFWARNCDVLEQRMLRGGHLKLRLRQGATLLDAIAWRWRENATIPDQIDLAFRLSMNRWQGEERLQLEIVALRAHHSTMLLQRGQQTYSCEQRDGTQITLTNPDGAQLIVQTGDDGLLQCDDSRASHPYVASLIEEAAIGLGMQP, encoded by the coding sequence GTGTCAACCGCCGCCCAGCCTCAGCTCTGGCAATTGCCGTTGGCCACCGATGCCACGCCGTTGCAGACGCTCCCGCTGCCTCTGCCGCTACGCGCTGTGTTGATGCGCCGCGGCATCAACGATCTTGATCAGGCCAAGCAATGGCTGACCCCGTCGGCCTTACCACCTGCCGATCAGCACTTTCCAGGACTTCAACCGGCTGTCACCCGATTAATCGCAGCGTGCCAATCGGGCGAGACGCTGGCGATCTGCGGTGATTACGACGCCGATGGGATGACCAGTACAGCTCTGCTGATCCGAGCGCTGCAACCCCTTGGTGCCCGTCCGGTCGCCGCCATTCCCAGTCGCATGGATGACGGCTACGGCCTGAATGTGCGCATGGTCGAAGAGCTGCATCAGCAAGGGGTGCGCTTACTGGTCACAGTCGACAACGGGGTCGCAGCAGAAGCGGCCCTGGCGCGGGCCAAGGATCTGGACGTGCAGGTGATCATCACGGATCACCACACCATTCCGGATCCTCCGCCCCAGGCGCTTGCCCTGCTTCACCCCGCCACCACGCCTGTCGATTCCCCTTACCGGGGCCTGGCAGGTGTTGGACTTGCCTATGTGTTGGCACGATCGTTGGCCGAAGCGCTGGAGAAGCCCGAGGCGATCTCCAGTGCTCGCGATCTGTTCTGCATCGGCACGATTGCTGACATGGCACCGCTGACTGGAGCGAATCGGGCATGGCTTCGTGAAGGCCTTGATCACTTACACCGCACCCGTTGTGCTGGTTTGAGGGCCCTGCAACAACTGAGCGGTCTGGAGGATCGAGCACTGCGTGCTGATGATGTCGGATTTCAGATCGCTCCCAGGATCAATGCCGTCGGTCGACTGGGAGAACCCTCGTTGGTGGTGGATCTGCTCACCGAAAACGACACCGATACCGCAGTTGAGCTGGCCCGGAAGTGTGATGGGCTCAACCGTCAGCGGCGTGAGCTCTGCGACGCCATCGAAGCGGAAGCCGTCGCCTTGGTGGAATCCAACGCCAAGTCGATCGCACCCTTTCTTCTCCTGGCACAAGGCCACTGGCACCACGGGGTGATTGGAATCGTGGCTGCTCGTTTGATGGAGCGTTACCAGCGACCGGCTGCTCTCCTCGCTGCCGACGGAGAGGGAATGATGCGCGCATCTGTCAGAGCCCCGGAAGGGTTCGCCGTGGATCAGGCCTTGCAAGCCTGCGCCGACCACCTCGATCGTTTTGGTGGTCACCCTGCTGCTGGGGGATTCACTGTGAAGGCGGAACGGGTCGCGGCGTTGCACGCTCAGCTCAATGGCATTGCTGAGCACTGGATGGAGTCGCGTTTGAAGGGCCGCGTTGTGAAGCCCGAAGCGCTGCTTCGCTTTGAGCAGATTGACCGCTCCCTGTGGACCTCGCTCAGAACGCTGGAGCCCTTCGGCATCGGCAACCCCGCTCCCCTGTTCTGGGCGCGCAACTGTGATGTGCTCGAACAACGAATGCTGCGCGGTGGGCACTTGAAACTGCGCCTGCGCCAAGGAGCCACCCTCCTCGATGCCATCGCCTGGCGTTGGCGCGAGAACGCAACCATTCCGGATCAGATTGATCTGGCCTTCCGGCTGTCAATGAACCGTTGGCAAGGGGAGGAGCGCCTCCAGCTCGAAATCGTGGCCTTGCGTGCGCATCACAGCACCATGCTTCTCCAACGGGGGCAGCAGACCTACAGCTGTGAGCAACGCGACGGGACGCAGATCACCCTCACCAACCCTGATGGCGCACAGCTGATTGTGCAAACCGGGGATGACGGGCTGCTTCAGTGCGACGACAGCAGAGCATCCCACCCCTACGTTGCAAGCCTGATCGAAGAGGCCGCCATCGGTCTCGGCATGCAGCCATGA
- a CDS encoding chloride channel protein, whose amino-acid sequence MRSDPRHHEHLFPGLVDRRASTVKALARHFIGLVVVGIAIGLACWPLNVVDRLQSLLFARLPTTASAWSWPGVGIALLPVVVMPTLLMLQRGPWRAGAGSGIPSTMNALEDPGLMPSAMATPGTVQRGILWSIATAAMFPLGREGPVVQVGAAVARAIHRRWGQWLPSLNERQMVAIGGGAGLAGGFNTPLLGAVFMLEELSTDYAITTIWPALVISVAAAGFSNLGGQPIFGLGVINVMTPEPDQLLMALPIGVAGGIVGGLFSRGLVWATGRISPMVQRYPIRTGLCLGGGLCLLALTTWGTSTGDGESLLRQLIQEGMPNGNPDGGSLFIGLSSLWITAGRVIGPMLALAPGVPGGLIDPSLTFGGLLGYTICAVLGFSQHLGIALGLAAGLSGATQLPLVSIVFAWRLTGDQQLFAGVVLAAVIAAYTGRLIARQPVYHALSLLQRAPRR is encoded by the coding sequence ATGAGGTCTGACCCGCGGCACCACGAGCATCTGTTCCCTGGACTGGTGGACCGACGGGCTTCGACCGTCAAAGCCCTGGCCCGTCATTTCATCGGGTTGGTGGTGGTGGGCATTGCCATTGGCCTGGCGTGTTGGCCTTTGAACGTGGTCGATCGTCTGCAGTCGTTGCTGTTTGCGCGGTTGCCGACAACGGCCTCAGCATGGTCATGGCCAGGGGTTGGCATCGCACTGCTGCCAGTGGTGGTGATGCCGACACTGCTGATGCTGCAACGCGGCCCCTGGCGCGCCGGGGCTGGGTCCGGCATTCCTTCCACCATGAATGCGCTTGAGGATCCCGGCCTGATGCCCAGCGCCATGGCGACGCCAGGCACCGTGCAACGGGGGATTCTCTGGTCGATTGCCACTGCCGCGATGTTCCCCCTTGGGCGTGAAGGGCCCGTGGTTCAAGTGGGTGCAGCTGTGGCACGCGCGATCCATCGACGCTGGGGCCAATGGCTTCCAAGCCTGAATGAAAGGCAGATGGTCGCCATCGGGGGTGGTGCGGGACTAGCCGGTGGGTTCAACACCCCCCTGCTCGGAGCGGTGTTCATGTTGGAGGAACTCAGCACCGATTACGCCATCACAACCATCTGGCCTGCTCTGGTGATCAGTGTGGCGGCCGCCGGCTTCAGCAACCTCGGCGGCCAGCCCATTTTCGGCCTGGGAGTGATCAACGTGATGACACCGGAACCGGATCAACTGTTGATGGCTCTGCCGATCGGCGTGGCCGGCGGGATCGTCGGTGGCTTGTTCAGCCGGGGATTGGTCTGGGCCACTGGCCGAATCTCCCCAATGGTGCAGCGCTATCCAATCCGCACTGGCCTGTGTCTTGGTGGCGGGCTATGTCTCTTGGCCCTCACAACCTGGGGCACCAGCACCGGAGACGGTGAATCGTTGTTAAGGCAGCTCATCCAAGAGGGCATGCCCAATGGCAATCCTGATGGGGGCTCATTGTTTATCGGTCTGAGCAGTCTTTGGATCACTGCAGGGAGGGTAATCGGTCCGATGCTGGCTCTCGCACCAGGAGTGCCTGGAGGTCTTATCGACCCGTCCCTCACCTTCGGAGGCTTGCTCGGCTACACCATCTGCGCGGTGCTCGGGTTCAGTCAACACCTAGGGATTGCCCTAGGACTCGCCGCCGGGCTCTCAGGGGCCACGCAACTTCCCCTGGTTTCGATCGTGTTTGCGTGGCGACTGACAGGCGACCAGCAACTGTTCGCTGGTGTGGTTTTGGCCGCTGTGATTGCTGCATACACGGGCCGGCTGATTGCACGCCAGCCCGTTTATCACGCACTCAGCCTGCTTCAGAGAGCGCCGCGACGATAG
- the psb30 gene encoding photosystem II reaction center protein Ycf12/Psb30 → MGIDFHLIANFGALALITLAGPAVIFILFYRRGAL, encoded by the coding sequence ATGGGTATCGATTTTCATCTGATCGCAAACTTTGGGGCTCTCGCCCTGATCACCCTTGCTGGCCCAGCCGTGATCTTCATCCTTTTCTATCGTCGCGGCGCTCTCTGA
- a CDS encoding YkgJ family cysteine cluster protein, with product MAHGTPTWTCIHHCGACCRLAPEERQEALDALTEEQRETYLGMVGEDGWCKHYDSGGRRCRIYAERPDFCRVSSLADLFDVPAEDTDAFAIACCNQQIRSLYGGRSSEMRRFTRAVNRTVKGNA from the coding sequence ATGGCACACGGCACACCGACCTGGACCTGCATCCATCACTGCGGAGCCTGTTGCCGATTGGCGCCGGAAGAACGGCAGGAAGCGTTAGACGCCCTCACTGAAGAGCAGAGAGAGACCTATCTCGGCATGGTCGGTGAAGACGGCTGGTGCAAGCACTACGACAGTGGTGGACGTCGCTGCCGGATCTACGCGGAGCGCCCGGACTTCTGCCGGGTCAGCAGCCTCGCTGATCTCTTTGATGTGCCGGCCGAGGACACCGATGCCTTTGCCATTGCTTGCTGCAATCAACAGATTCGTTCGCTCTATGGCGGTCGAAGCAGTGAGATGCGTAGGTTTACGCGTGCTGTGAACCGAACCGTCAAAGGGAATGCCTGA
- a CDS encoding TMEM165/GDT1 family protein: MLSTFTTVFVAELGDKTQLATLLLSAQSGQPLLVFIGAAFALICSSLVGVLVGQWLSKILPPERLEQMAGVLMVGLGLWLGFQALQSLIQHSI; encoded by the coding sequence ATGCTGAGCACCTTCACAACGGTGTTTGTTGCTGAGCTCGGGGATAAAACCCAACTGGCAACGCTGTTGCTGTCGGCTCAATCCGGCCAACCCTTGCTGGTGTTCATCGGGGCAGCCTTTGCCCTGATCTGCTCGAGCCTGGTGGGGGTGCTTGTGGGCCAATGGCTGTCCAAGATCCTGCCGCCCGAACGCTTGGAGCAAATGGCAGGAGTGCTGATGGTCGGATTAGGGCTTTGGCTGGGATTTCAGGCCCTGCAGTCGCTGATCCAACACTCGATTTGA
- a CDS encoding TMEM165/GDT1 family protein, with product MDFPLLLSTFLTVFLAELGDKTQLATVAISGTSNRPLAVFIGSSSALVLASLIGAIAGGSMANVVPAEVLQLIASVGFLVIGLRLLWPMLKGMQEPLGSEQD from the coding sequence ATGGATTTCCCCCTGTTGCTGTCCACCTTTCTGACGGTGTTCCTCGCAGAGCTTGGCGACAAAACCCAGCTGGCCACCGTCGCAATCAGCGGCACCTCTAACCGACCGCTGGCGGTCTTTATCGGTTCATCCAGTGCCTTGGTGTTGGCCAGCCTGATCGGTGCCATCGCCGGTGGATCAATGGCCAACGTCGTCCCCGCTGAGGTGCTTCAACTGATTGCCTCGGTGGGTTTTCTGGTGATCGGTCTACGTCTGCTTTGGCCGATGCTGAAAGGAATGCAAGAACCCCTTGGTTCTGAGCAGGACTGA